In Synchiropus splendidus isolate RoL2022-P1 chromosome 7, RoL_Sspl_1.0, whole genome shotgun sequence, the genomic window GACACCTACATTTCATGTGGGGCCCCATTATATACTGGGAGTGGCCATGGAGCCAAAAGTCAGAAGGAATTTAACATTCATGTAACATTTAACATTCAAATGAACTTAACTTGTGTTGCTGAAATCCGATAAAACAATGAGTTGATCACAAAAATATAATTACACTGTGACATTACATGCTTATAGTATTTTATTTGATTGtataatgttttatttcctttgAAGATTCTcattataaatcataaatattcgAAGATCTGTAACAGAACTATGGGTAAAAATTAGGGCTGTCGACGTTAACGCGTTAATCTACGAGATTAATGTGACTGTGATtaactaattaaaataatttaacgGCGTTAACCAAATTTACGTCACTGCGCATGCGCGACACCTGACACCGAAGCTGGAAAGTTTTGGACATCCGGGTCTTGGTTTTGCGTGTAATCGACTGGCGCTAACACCAGATTGGATGCGATGGAGAACGTTGGAAGAGGATTGTTGGatggaaagttttttttcaaaacgctgAGTGACGGAACAACAGACCGCTCTAAAGTTGTGTGCTCAATTTGTAAGTCTGAATTCCGCTACCACCGTAGTACGTCCACGCTACGATATCATTTGAAAGCGAAACACCCAACGGAAAGCACCGCATCTTCTACCAGCCGCCAGACAACGCTTCCCGAGTACAGTCGGTCAATCTCCaaacctgtgaaagaaaaaatcacGAATGCGTTGGCGGTTTGGGTTGCCGGCGATTGTCGGCCAATTAACATTGTGGAGGATGCTGGACTTAAGCATGTCTTACGATTGGCATCGGGGGACAGTTCATTTGAACTACCGTCAAGGAGCACAGTTATGACTCACATTCATCAACTCTTTGACACCGAAAGAGCACTCGTAATGAGCATGCTTGACAAAGCTGCTTACGTCGCCCTCACCGGTGACCACTGGACATCGTTCATCAATGACAACTACCTCGGTGTCACGGCACATTTTATTGACGAAGACTGGAAAATGCGATCGCTTGCTTTGACTGTAAAGAAAACAGAGTCACGACTTATAGCGGAGACTTGTGCGCAGGAATTCTTCGATGTTGCCACGGAGTGGAAAGTGAGTGATAAACTAACAACACTGGGAACCGACAGCGCTCGTAATATGATCGCTGCTGCCAGGCTACTGCCGTTCGAACATCTGCCCTGCGCTGCTCACATATTGCAACGGACAGTCACCGTCGCCCTAAAAGACAGCGGTTTTGAAAACGTCCTGGCTAAAAGCCggaaaatagttggacatttcaaacacagcccATCAAATGCTCGTGATTTAAGAGCACAACAGACTGCACACGGACAGCAGGAAGAATCACTGGTTCAGGATGTCTCCACCCGGTGGAATTCTGCTCTGGAGATGATCAAACGAATCCAACGAAACAAGGATCCACTGGCTGCAGCCCTGGCTCAGCACAAGACCAACATTGTGATGTTGACAGCACAAGAGCTTTCTaaactggagaagctggagcacTTACTTGAGCCATGCAGGCAAGTACATCTTTTGTCCTCTCTCATATGTGGTTCagtgtgtgcagtgtgtgtttgtgtctgcgtgtgtgtctggGAATGTTTTAcagtacttgtgagtaccaactCTTGACaggccaccttcttgtgaggacatttggtctgtcctcacaaggtttagagggttaaacatcagtaaaagtaatttattataattaggtgcaagtttggttcagaatcctggttaaggttggccatatgttttggatggttgagGGTTAGAGGCTGGtgattatgtcaatgagaggtcctcacagaaataatgaaatacaactgtttaTTGATTGCTTGAAAAAAGGCCTTAAAACTGTACCTTCTATTGCAGATATGTCACTGAACTACTTGGAGGAGAGCAGTATGTTTCATGTTCAGTGGTCTTGCCAGCCTTGTGCCACTTGTCCAGAGTGATGGCGGTGACTGACGATGACTCTGCCTATGTTTTAAAATTTAAAGAAACCTTCAGAGCAGACCTTGTCAGCCGTAAGGAGAGAACCAATCTACCTTGGTTGAAGATTGCAACTGTGTGTGACCCAAGGTTCAAGGACTTGAAGTGCCTTCCCAAAGAGGAACGAGGTGAGGTATGGGAGTTACTTCACAAGCTGATGCTAGAAAGTGGGAAGCGTTCTTCATCTGAGAGAAGAGAGGTAGAGGagccgaagaagaagaagcagaagacatTCCCCTTCTTGATGGCCTCCTCTGATACAGAATCAGATGAGGAGTCGGAGGAGTCTGAAAACGAAGCTTTGACTCGCTACAGGGCAGAGCCAAAAATACAGTTTGGGGACTGTCCATTAAAGTGGTGGTCAGaaaggcaacacacacacaacaggctTGCAGGTATAGCTCAGAAATACCTGTCAACCCCTGCAACCACAGTGCCTTGTGAacgtctgttttcactttcaggcCACATTGtccaaaagaaaagagcagcattgACTCCAGAAAATGTTAATAAGCTTGTGTGTCTCAGTAACTGGCTGCAAGAAAAGCAAAGTTAAGcctaattcagtgaagaaagcCAAAGAGATTTTCCTAGTTTAaagtgttaaagttaaagtgtttttgcactATACCAATAACAATGTGAATGTTTAAGTTTATTTTGAGCACTTGATATACTGTTAGGTCACTTTATAGTCTTTTTGTGGCAATATAGTTGTTCATTGTTTGAGATACCAGTGGCTGTGTTGTGATGGGTAAGCTGCGTCATTTCATAGAAGAAGCAGATTTGTCTGCTCttggttttctttagttttatttatttatttatttttatttttttaattcaattttattttgatgttgttttggcCACGGCATTGGTTTGTAAGCAAACAGCTCTTGTGATTTGTATTtgcctgaataaaaaaaataaataaataaaaaaaattacaaattacGTGACTGGTTTACTAATCTCTTTCAAGCTACATATCTTAATAGTTTTGGAATACACAGACTTTCAACCTTTAATtgtgattaatcgcgattaataaATTAAAGATAATGAGATTAAttagttaattttttttaatctattgacacccctagtaaaaatacatttaaaaaataaatgtcaggGAGCTTATGGCACTAATGATGAAATGAGCATCAGTCATTAAAATAATCCAATTTAAAATTCCAATATAGCTGTTAGCAGCTAAGGTGAAGTAGAACCGACACACAAACCAGCAGTTTTTTACTGCTGTAAGTTGAAATGCTCATCTGGCTATGAGTCTTTGGCTTGTTTTGGTTTAAATCAAAACCAATACAAAGGCTGTAGAAAGTGGGATGCCTGTCATTACCTGGCTGGCATTACCTGGAAATGAGGAAAtgaggtttgtggttggctggtgTTGCCGATGCATTGAAGGGGAAGCACCGGCAAAGAGGTGCGACTGTTGCAATACAAACGTGGACTCAGGCAGAGATCACATTATTGTACAGTTGACATTTTATTGGAGCAACGATCATAGCCATGAatttagtgatgggctgattgGGATTCATGAAACGGCATCTTCATTTTCCGCcgtcactaggtggcgctctcggttaaAAAATGGTTTCATTGATTTGGGTGCTcacatccaaagattttagagcagagagtgccatctagtgggctccaCAGTGATGAGGCTTCTAAACCGTgaagcctttttttctttttattttctcttttttcatttttttctgctcttttaTGATTGTTGAGCTGTGGAAATCTGTTGATATTGCATGTTAATCACGGCATGCAGTCACCTCTAACTGCCTTTTTGCCTGTCCTTTCTCCGATTTACCAAAACACTGTTTGCTCAGTTGTGTGcgaaacgttaaaatgttgcaCCGAGACTCCAGTTTATCGATCCACTGAACAACGTTTCCACCAGCTGCTCCCGGGTCTGGATCCTATCACAGCTACATTAGCCGAGAGGCATGAGACCCCCCAGACCAGATGTTGATAAGTTTGACTACTAGAGTCCGAATGCATTGTCTCAGATTGTTCAGTTACTTGGATAACTGGACTCCAAAAGTGTTCTCTTCTGCACATTTATGAGTGATGGGCCCAAAAATGAAGGAAACAATGGGACCTCGTGACATGGGTGGGAATCAGCGTGTGCATATAGTGTCCCTCTTAGTTTTGCCCTCAGACCCGAGGGCATCTTCATGACAATGACATGTGTGAGCAGTGTGCTACATAGCAGGCGTTTgcacacagcacaaacaagcgCTCTGTGTTCTCCGGAGAGGGAGTGTTCGCGGAGCATAATGCCACTCACATGCTGCTGGTTAGAAAGTGAGGTGAAGAGATTTTAAGAGAGGCTATTGAATCTCCCATGTTGGTCCGAGGGTTCGGGAGCACGCCGGAACGTAGCTGTGCTCTGGATCTGCTGGCAGGATCTGCTTTAGTTTGGACTCCCTCATGCTCACAGACCATCCCTCCGTTACGCCGTCGCTGTCCAGCATGGATGACGCCATCCAGGTCCTGAGCATGCCTGTTTTTGGAGTCAAAAATGACTATCAGTGGAAGGAGTTCCAGGGGTCAGTAGATTGGTTACCTCTTGGTGGGGTTCGAATTCTTGTCATGCAGTTAGCCTTTGGCGGGGCCTGACTCAAAGATTTAAATAGTTTGATGGAAGTGTGGATCACAGTAGTTTTGTTTGAGTGAAGCTTCCTGTATCTTGTTGGCTTCATGACTCCCCTCCATGTAAACTGGTCAAGATGGAATAATCCTGAGAAATGACAGACATGTCATTCTCCACTGTTAAGGGGAGTCACCTGGGGCCTTATTTCTGCTCACATTTTTGGACGGAGTATGTGTGTCCTACATCCAGACCCTTGTGGGCCCAGATTATTAGGACAAAGGACAAATTGCTGCACTCCAGGTCAGAAAGAAGGACAATGTGAGAGGctgtgaatgaaaaacaaagttaatCTTTTATATTCCATTGTTTATTGGTGTCAGTGATGTAGGGGGGGCGAGGTGGGGGCACTCTGGACTGGTCACCAGTCATCGAGACCAACAACCTTTCACACCAACACAAGACAATTCAGAGACATCACTTGCCCTCTGTTGGGACTGTGGGAGTAAACCGGACTTGCAAGCTCTGATCTATAGGGATGTTTTCACTGAACAGTTCTGGTGCAGCAgagaggatgatttctaccaaGCCTGTTTCAGTCATCTGTACTAGTTGTTTTCCTCTCGAAACGTGTTGCTAAACCGTCGTCGTGAGCGTGTGGACGGCCCAAAATGCTATTGGATGTTGATCAAAgattagtttcatttttttcttccccgaCTCTGACAGAGCCAAGCTGGCCTCACTGTTCGGATTAGACCAGCAGTCTAGCCAGGGGAATGACTCGTTCCAGTACACCGCCCCTAAACAGCCCCGAAAGAGCGTGACTCCGGGTGAGTGCAGACGCACACCTCTGGTTCTGACCCAACCAGGAAACGTTGACAGCTTTCTCTTGTCCACAGTGCCCGCCATGAAACCAGCAGCGCCAGCCTcgccagcagctccagcagtgtTGTTTGCCACACCAGCTCAAGCCTTCAAATAGTAAACTGGAGTTCTGTTATCTGTGGGGAAGTTTGGGTGGAGTTGATGTGGCCACATCAGTACGGTTCACTGACAATGCAAGACATAAAAGAGGATCTCAAGATGAACTGCCAGTTTCTAAAATTCACAATATGTGGTTTCTACTGTTGTAGTCAATGCTGCATTTTCAGCCGATGAACTCACTGATATtctatatttttccatttcacttgaGTCTCATTTCATAGTCTAAATCAGTTCGGCCCAAATCCCATGGTCTCATGCCTGGCTCTCTGTCTGGTGCGCAGCATCAACGGACAGTACGTGAAGCAGGGCAAGCTCGGGGCGGCTGTATTGGGAAGCCACGCAACGAAGGAGGTCTGAACTGACTCACCTTGGAAGGTGATTCTTCCATCCCCTGACAGTCACCGTGTCTTTCTGTGCAGTACAAGCTGCTGCTGTACCTGagccagcagaagcaggtgacgGCTGCCAGGATCCACCCTGGCTTCCTGATCACGGTGAGACGGCTCTTCTGATGCTGCCGCTGGTTTGCTGGGTGGTCAGCAACTGATCCTCTCATGTTTCATGCAGCTACAGTCAAACAACTACTGCACCTTCTACGACGACCAGAGACACAACTGGTCCCTCATGTTCGAGTCAGAGAAAGCGTCCTCTGACTTCTGTAAGGAGGTAAGTCAGTGGTTGTCATAGAAGGAACATGTGCCGATCTGGACCAGTGTCTAGTGGTGGGTCTTTAGCGAggtaattacgattaattaattacaacaacaaaaataatttaatgttataaaattgaaatattaaataaatattctatacaaatattttcaagacattaaaagagctttagtttaaataaggtgatgatgactgatgcaaaataaacaatatattgttgtttaaGAGCGTCAACATTCCTTTATAGTAGGCTCAGTAGACCATCAATAGGACTTCCTTAGACGTTCTGTTGACAGAAGAACCGTCCACTTCCAagactcctcaccttcatcatggcTCCACAGTCATCCTCCACCTAGCTGGTCCAGATTGACATGGGGAAATGTGCGCCTCCATCCTGAACCAAGCGGTGCTGAAAGTGACTTCTTGTGGTTCTcctgtctccatggtgacaggagaAGTGAACCCAACAACCCTGTTGGTTTACTTTTACTCACAGGAACCGTGAACTCTACTGTTACTGCATGGGCTTCCACTCAGTCTTGGTCCACTCTCCTGTGTTTTGTCATCAACAAGCAACAAGTGTGGATAATAATggtaacataaaaaaacaaatcagagaGACTGAAGGAAGACACCACTGGAAGTATGGTCAGGGTGAAATGAGAGGAAGGGCAAAGGTGAAGGTACGAGGAAGACAATCGGTCATGAATCATGTCAACTGTCCCAGGTATGCGCTGAATTGACACTGGTGAAGGTGAAAAAACAAAGGAGCGGATTGTTACATCAAGGGTAGCAGTAAACAAACAACGAGAAGAAGGTGTCAAAGGAAGAAATGAACTTGATGTGTGACACGACACAAAAGCACCTCTCAACACTGAAAGACAAAATTCAACAAGTGGAAGAAGAGAAGACTCAAATgagcaatgaatgaatgaaaatggggTGACGTAAGCTAGTTTTCCACATTCTTCAAACCTGCAGACGTCAAACGTCTTTCTTCTGTATTCACCAGGTTTGTTTGGCGAAAGCCAACAGCAGTCCCAGCCTGGACACTGTGGTGGTGCAGGACCTGAGTCTGGGCGAGGGGAAGCCCGTGGAAACGGAAGACTCTTTGGAGGTGCTTTACACAGGCTGGCTTCTGCAGAACCACACCCTTGGACAGGtgacgcccccccccccccccgacccCTCCCTCAAACATCATCATAAGATGTGCAAATGGATTTGGTTTTAAAGCCTGCAACTGATCCCAACAGATGTTCGATTCCAACCACAATAAGGACAAGTTGCTGCGACTCAGGCTGGGAGCTGGAAAAGTCATAAAAGTTGGTCAACACACCAATCTTTCTTCACTGTAACTCtgcatttattgtttattaatgAAAGAAACTAATGAGGGTAACAGAGACTTTTAACTATTGTTTTGGGGACCGTTTAGGTCAgttacaaaatacaaaatttgGAATAGTCaagcttttctttttatttatttttattggtcTTTCCTCATGTGGCAGATTtacacattcacattcatgaACTGATTTTTTAATTACCATAAACTCCGGACTATAGATATATAGGGATATTAGCTGCAAGGAAAACAGATCCatgagccgcgggtgcagtggtgctgtctgcaccgtagaaaggcttcaaaatgcatgacgatcacttgtaaactagtttggaaaactcatgaaacaaaatggAGTCATCTGCTCAGTGTTTAGTCCCCATGTAGCGATTAATGTTTGGTCGTTCAGAGCCTCAGATGCACTTGTTTATGATCAGGGCTGGGAGGATGGTATCCTGGGAATGAAGAAGTCCGGGCGCCGCCTACTTGTGATCCCCCCTGACCTTGCGTACGGAGCTAAAGGGGTCCCTGACCGCATCCCGCCCAACAGCACTTTAATTTTTGAGACTGAGCTCAAGCGGGTAACTCTTCTCTTCATTCTTTCTCCtcattcaaaatacattttgtcttttacatttcttctttttttataccTAGGTGAAGTTTTCAAAAGACAGCAGGTCTGACATCAGCAGTCTGAGCTCCAGGGACTCTGCCACACCGTCTCCAGCCCCTGCTGTGGAGACTCCAGAGCCTCCACTTCACACTGGGGCTGCTGGGGATGGAAGGCCTGGGTGAGACTGCAGCCCAGGGAAATGTGTTGTCAAGCGCTTCTGTCTTACAGTCTTATCTGTCGTCTCCAGAGAGACTCACTTGCTCTCCAAATCCAACGCCCTTGCAGAGAAGCTGACGGTGAGTCGCCCTCCTGCCCTGGAACAGGAGACTTTGCTTGTTCATCTTCTTGCTGTTACAGGAAGATGAACATACATACGCTTTTAATAACTGAATCATATTCATTTGAATCTGTGTCAGTGGACTAACCACCCTAACTAATAAAAACGAGAAGTGACTGAGAAGACAAACGTATGTATCTTCGTCCTGTCCTGATCCAGGCCCCTGATGCCACCAAGGCCAAGTTGATCTCTCGAATGGCAAAGATGGGTCAGCCCATGTTGCCGTTTCTGACCGGAGCTGGTCAGCCGGAGTCCAGCGATTCGGAGCTAGAGGTGGGTACTCTGGTGAAGCTGGAGTCGATATTCATGGAGAAGTTGAAGTTTAAAATCTTATTTTGAAGGTTAAACAccaatcaattaaaaaaaagcactaGAAAACTGAAGCAACAAACTGTAACTGCATGATCTTCAAAGGGAATTTCATCAACAAATATTATCTTTCTGCAAATATTCACTGGACCCAGCTGGAATCGTTTAACTCAGTCTGAACTCACAATGATTGTCAACTCAAACCACAATGTTCTGAGTCAAgagtcaaacatttcaatgtcTTGTGGTggtatagatttttttttcaaaatgttgcaAAAGCACTgagttttttacatttttcaaaagcAAGCGAACAGTAGAATCTCAGTAATAACATTAATTATAAACAGTCCACAAAGTGCCGCTCTCCACTGTCAATCCGTGCTTAAAACTGAGGTGGATTAATTCAGCCTCATGATTGGTCTGATTTAAAAATGCAGTTAACTCATCTGCTGCTCAAAATAACACTATAAATTTCCTTCGGACGCTTCTGTGCCTCACTGCAAGAGGCAGATCTCTGATCCGATCGTAAGACTTCTATTTGATCCAACAGCTTTGGTGTCATTTCTAGTCAGTGTCAGTGTTCCCTGGCTAAAACTTACTTTTCAGTCTTGTAGCGACTCCAGGACCATGTCATAAAGCAGAATGAATATTTCAACCCCCCCGATGCCGCCGTCCCGTACCACTCCTCTCAGCTCTCTGAGCGTGTCCTGTGGTGTGTTCGAGGATGTCGGGAATCTTTGTTGCATGTCTAAACAAATGAGCTTGAATGTGGGACCTGTGCAGGACACTGGTGGTCGAAACAAGGAGGGACCTGCTGCTCCTTCCCCAATGCCCCTCTCTGCCGCTGCTCCGGTTTCAGTCCATGGTAAGCTGCAGAAACCTTCACTCTTGTCTGTGGAGTCTCACCTCAGTAAATCCGTCCTGTTGTTATGCTCAAGCACATCCACTCCCTCACACCACCCCGACCCCACTGCCTGCCGTCGGCAACTTTGCTGCACCTGGTCTGCCTGGCACCTCACACGCCTTCCAGGTAGATCACGCCACTTCGTCCAGTGAGTGTTTGTTGCTGTGACCCTAATATATTTCATCTGTTTCGCAGCCGTACTTGTACAACCCGAACTCTGTGCCCTCCAATCAGCTGCAGCATCTTAGCCAGGTGTATCCTGCACACAGCGTTTCTTACACAGGTGGGACTCAGCTCGGGTGAAGGGAAGGAGTCACGACTGTGACTGGAACTCTCATTTCTGGCTCaggtgacgtcacttcctttctGATGACCGAGGCCAGGCAGCACAACACAGAGATCCGGCTTGCTGTGGGAAAGGTTGCGGACAAAGTGGATCATCTCACTGCCAAGGTACAGGGTTGGTTTACTTACTACAGACGAGAGTCTGGTTGGTTTTACCATGTCATCGTATCACTTGACTTTGGGAACTAAGGACGACATTGAAGATATTGGCTGTGAAGGGTTTGAAAAGTGTAAAGACGTATGGATGAACTTTGCTCGTCTGCATCATCCACACCGTCTATGTGCTGTCACTGCCGTCACTCAGTGTTTTTGTCCTGGCGATAGGTCAACCCAAAATTGAGCAAAGGTCAGACACTTCTGTCGGAGTAACGCTGGCTTGGCCTCTCCCTCCTCACAGATAGACGAGCTGCAGCGGCAGGGAAGCGTCTCTCTGGGGATGTCAGGGATGTCCATGGAAACCTCCATGATCATGCACAACATCCAGAGAATCACCCAGGTCAGCGCCGCCCTCCCTGATTGACAGCTCAAATATCACACGGCCACCCAACGTCTGTGTCCTCATGCAGGAGAACGAGTGCTTAAAAAAGGAAGTGTTTGAGAAAAGCAGTCGAATCGAGGACCAAAACCGTAAGATCTGCGAGCTCATCGACCAAAACCAGAGGTGCGTCACTACTGTCTTGATATGCAGTGTGTGCCTCCATCACCATTCCCTGCCCGGTCTGGGACAGCGTTTGAATTTTCAGTGGATTTTAAGAACAAATATGTATTCTGTAAGCATGAAATATTTTCCTATGATTAAGGAACTTGTATTAATACTGTGCTCTTCCAGTTGCTTCACCAAGTCTGATAAGAAAATCTGTTGAAAACATCAGATCCAAGCAGAAAACTTAAGTTGTCTTGCTGTAAAAACCGAAATCAATGTGTTAACTACTGGTTAACCTGTAGTGGGTGATGCTTGTAGAATGACGCTTGCGTCGACATACGCCCAAATTTCCAAAACTACCAATGATGGTTTGGGTTAGTCACGAGCCACAAACATGGCGCTTTCAGGGTGTGCTATGTCTCCTGATGACCACCTGGGGGCAGTAACTGCACTTCACTTGCGTTGATGGTGTGAGTTGCAGGAAGCGGTTGCTCAATTTAAAACTCCTGAACATGAACAGGGTCTTTTTTCACTTCACCTCAGTCGCCAGAACAGCTTCTTATGTCATCTCTTACCAGACTGTGATTGACATCCCTGTGAAACGTCGCACAAGTGTTTGCTTCCTGGATGGGTGTTGTTATGATGTGGTGTTCACTCCTGATGCCAGGCGCATGGAGCAGAGcaacctgctgctggagcagagGAACGACACGCTGAAGGTGTCCAGTGAACAGAGTCAGGCCAGGCTGCTGAAAGCGGAGCAGGACAAGGTCAGTGGTCCCGCTCCCTGCCTGACCCCAGATATGCTGGGTTGACTCCTGGCTGAATCTTCTAACGTAGCATGAGATATGTTGGCTAGCAGTGATGCGTGTGGTTCACATTCACGTCTGGATCAAAGAGAAAACCCCTGTCTTTCACTGCTTTCTCTTCTAAGCACGCGCTGCCTCAAGACAGCAGCTGGGGTCAGGTGAGATGCTCATCTGATGTGGGTCCAACTGCTCCTGCAAGCTCATCACATTTTTAACCGTGTCTTGGAAAAGACGTCCATACTGAGCGTGTCCGTCCTGTGTCTGTCCTTTattctccattttttttgtttttacatccgCTCTATTCTAATGTCCATTCGTCCTCCTTCTCATCCTTCTTTCCCACGCTCATCTTCTTCACCAGCTCCTCTGGTGCCGATCACCATCTGCATTCTCTCGCTCCATCCATGTGGATCTCCGGTGACCAGAATGAAACCTGCCTATGGAAAATTACGGAACTCACCTTGTGATGTTCTGGTCCCACCAGGTGCATCTGACCGATGAACTGGCCTCCGCCACAGCCCGGCTGTcgcagctgcagctggaagcTGCTGCCCATCAGCAGAAAGCTGCAGAGCTTCAGAGCAAGCTCAGCTCTGCGCTGCAGGAGAGCGAGAGCAGCAGTCACCGCAGCTCCACCCTGTCAGCAGAGATGGAAGGTTCAGACTCCTGACCCGCTTATTATGTCGGCCTGAAAGGCAGCGGCGTGTCGACAGGAAGCATAATCACACTGTGTTGTCACTTCCCTGTGTTTGTTCCAGAGCTGAAGGAGTCGGCCGAGCGAGCGCAGACTCTGTGTCgctcagagaagcagcagcgcaagcagctggagctgaaagtgtccagcctggaggaggaagtgcaggacctgaagacagacaaacagagtcTGGAGACGGTGAGGAACAACCTGCTTCCGCCTTCACATCCCTGGCTCTCTGACTTTATTAGCTGTTTTCTCCAGGCCTTGTCAGACAGGAAGAGCAAGTGGCAGGACGAGCGGCAGCGCAGAGACGAGGAGCTGGAGAATCTGAGGAGAAGCCACCAGCAGGAGTTGGAAAGCCTCCGAGTGCAGCTTCACAAGTCCTGGGCCACGACAGAGGGTGCTGCCTCTGAACAGGTATTAGCAACCCCTGGGTTTGGAACATGTGTCAAGATCTGtgacgtttgtttgttttttcttcgtTTGACCAGCAGgcggagctggaggagcagtggaggaggaagtttGAGCAGGACTTGGCCTCAGCTCGTGACCGACACAAGCGAGAGGTTTCTGAGCTGACTGAGCAGAGAGACACTCTGCAGGAGAAGATGACTGAGCTGCAAGAGAAGGTtagtgcaacacacacacacacacacgggtccGTGGGCGGAGACGTCAagattgctctgatctgtgaaGAAAATCAAACCTCTGGTCTCTCCAAGCATCAACATCACGCTTGTTTGTCTttcttaaatgcattttttaaattcattttttttatttatttattttttttatttagacatattttgtcttgtctttctcattaactcattttgttttcaatcaATTAACATCTATATTTAAGTgtggactgatttttttttttttttttttttttgctgctgatagtatt contains:
- the fkbp15b gene encoding FK506-binding protein 15 isoform X5, encoding MFGVDDEDGDFLSPSGGAKLASLFGLDQQSSQGNDSFQYTAPKQPRKSVTPGECRRTPLVLTQPGNVDSFLLSTVPAMKPAAPASPAAPAVLFATPAQAFKYINGQYVKQGKLGAAVLGSHATKEYKLLLYLSQQKQVTAARIHPGFLITLQSNNYCTFYDDQRHNWSLMFESEKASSDFCKEVCLAKANSSPSLDTVVVQDLSLGEGKPVETEDSLEVLYTGWLLQNHTLGQMFDSNHNKDKLLRLRLGAGKVIKGWEDGILGMKKSGRRLLVIPPDLAYGAKGVPDRIPPNSTLIFETELKRVKFSKDSRSDISSLSSRDSATPSPAPAVETPEPPLHTGAAGDGRPGETHLLSKSNALAEKLTAPDATKAKLISRMAKMGQPMLPFLTGAGQPESSDSELEDTGGRNKEGPAAPSPMPLSAAAPVSVHAHPLPHTTPTPLPAVGNFAAPGLPGTSHAFQPYLYNPNSVPSNQLQHLSQVYPAHSVSYTGDVTSFLMTEARQHNTEIRLAVGKVADKVDHLTAKIDELQRQGSVSLGMSGMSMETSMIMHNIQRITQENECLKKEVFEKSSRIEDQNRKICELIDQNQRRMEQSNLLLEQRNDTLKVSSEQSQARLLKAEQDKHALPQDSSWGQVHLTDELASATARLSQLQLEAAAHQQKAAELQSKLSSALQESESSSHRSSTLSAEMEELKESAERAQTLCRSEKQQRKQLELKVSSLEEEVQDLKTDKQSLETALSDRKSKWQDERQRRDEELENLRRSHQQELESLRVQLHKSWATTEGAASEQQAELEEQWRRKFEQDLASARDRHKREVSELTEQRDTLQEKMTELQEKFTLQEQQSAAVKKELQSRVAELVKQADEKETADTEAEVKRVMNGVFHSLRGEFDLSEMYSGQAVLGVIVTTIKNVTLQLLSGTRESSPKPSEKREVTEDEAEHADEKENQLHTDESEPERKENPVEEEEEEEKKEDAEPLTLPVSETQTRVAVKQEAEPSIDSDAAEARSDPQEAEVTERSEEGAVSVEESLYSVAAAPHDGAAEVTEVKPDNSAESEDPDQKPFGPPAKPPPPPNRVEDQVLGDSTSPAGGTGQENGVETFFQSPAMNSSHAATEEEEEEEELSLKGQPPPTPLFGDDEDDEDLDWLS
- the fkbp15b gene encoding FK506-binding protein 15 isoform X2, with the protein product MFGVDDEDGDFLSPSGGAKLASLFGLDQQSSQGNDSFQYTAPKQPRKSVTPGECRRTPLVLTQPGNVDSFLLSTVPAMKPAAPASPAAPAVLFATPAQAFKYINGQYVKQGKLGAAVLGSHATKEYKLLLYLSQQKQVTAARIHPGFLITLQSNNYCTFYDDQRHNWSLMFESEKASSDFCKEVCLAKANSSPSLDTVVVQDLSLGEGKPVETEDSLEVLYTGWLLQNHTLGQMFDSNHNKDKLLRLRLGAGKVIKGWEDGILGMKKSGRRLLVIPPDLAYGAKGVPDRIPPNSTLIFETELKRVKFSKDSRSDISSLSSRDSATPSPAPAVETPEPPLHTGAAGDGRPGETHLLSKSNALAEKLTAPDATKAKLISRMAKMGQPMLPFLTGAGQPESSDSELEDTGGRNKEGPAAPSPMPLSAAAPVSVHAHPLPHTTPTPLPAVGNFAAPGLPGTSHAFQPYLYNPNSVPSNQLQHLSQVYPAHSVSYTGDVTSFLMTEARQHNTEIRLAVGKVADKVDHLTAKIDELQRQGSVSLGMSGMSMETSMIMHNIQRITQENECLKKEVFEKSSRIEDQNRKICELIDQNQRCVTTVLICSVCLHHHSLPGLGQRLNFQWILRTNMYSTVIDIPVKRRTSVCFLDGCCYDVVFTPDARRMEQSNLLLEQRNDTLKVSSEQSQARLLKAEQDKHALPQDSSWGQVHLTDELASATARLSQLQLEAAAHQQKAAELQSKLSSALQESESSSHRSSTLSAEMEELKESAERAQTLCRSEKQQRKQLELKVSSLEEEVQDLKTDKQSLETALSDRKSKWQDERQRRDEELENLRRSHQQELESLRVQLHKSWATTEGAASEQAELEEQWRRKFEQDLASARDRHKREVSELTEQRDTLQEKMTELQEKFTLQEQQSAAVKKELQSRVAELVKQADEKETADTEAEVKRVMNGVFHSLRGEFDLSEMYSGQAVLGVIVTTIKNVTLQLLSGTRESSPKPSEKREVTEDEAEHADEKENQLHTDESEPERKENPVEEEEEEEKKEDAEPLTLPVSETQTRVAVKQEAEPSIDSDAAEARSDPQEAEVTERSEEGAVSVEESLYSVAAAPHDGAAEVTEVKPDNSAESEDPDQKPFGPPAKPPPPPNRVEDQVLGDSTSPAGGTGQENGVETFFQSPAMNSSHAATEEEEEEEELSLKGQPPPTPLFGDDEDDEDLDWLS